A single region of the Vicia villosa cultivar HV-30 ecotype Madison, WI linkage group LG4, Vvil1.0, whole genome shotgun sequence genome encodes:
- the LOC131596582 gene encoding uncharacterized protein LOC131596582, whose product MSNSHAHDDDDEENNDVFLDDSDIIHEVALDDEVLPEASDPHRDSNSDSDSEIEEVDDSDHIFTGHAGELYSAACSPTDAALVATGGGDDKGFLWQINNGEWASELKGHTDSVSSLGFSHDGKFLATGSFDGTVKIWDVAGNLKGTLDGPEGGVQWLRWHPRGNVLIAGFDDSSTVWMWNTDNFSFLMSFNGHASSVTCGDFTPDGRIICTGSDDATLRIWNPKTGESIHVVRGHPYHTEGITCLAINSTSTIALTGSQDGSVHFVNITTGRVVSSVPSHSSSIECVGFAPSGTWALIGGMDKMTIWDMEYSLARSTCEHEYGVTCMTWLGASNVATGSMDGAVRLWDSRSGECVKMFRGHSEGIQTLSLSANREYLVSASLDHTARVFEVKNYC is encoded by the exons ATGAGTAATTCACATgctcatgatgatgatgatgaagaaaacAATGATGTTTTCCTTGACGACTCTGATATCATCCATGAAGTTGCCTTAGACGATGAAGTTCTTCCCGAAGCTAGTGATCCCCATCGCGACTCCAATTCGGACTCTGATTCCGAAATTG AGGAGGTGGATGACTCTGATCACATATTCACCGGCCATGCTG GGGAATTATATTCAGCTGCCTGCAGCCCGACAGATGCGGCACTGGTGGCAACAGGAGGTGGCGATGATAAAGGATTTCTCTGGCAGATCAACAATGGAGAATGGGCTTCTGAGCTTAAAG GTCATACCGATTCTGTATCTAGTTTAGGTTTTAGCCACGATGGAAAGTTCCTGGCAACAGGAAGTTTTGATGGAACTGTTAAAATCTGGGATGTAGCTGGAAATCTGAAAGGCACGCTTGATGGACCTGAAGGGGGCGTTCAG TGGCTAAGGTGGCATCCTAGAGGAAACGTACTCATTGCTGGTTTTGATGATTCCTCCACGGTTTGGATGTGGAATACGGATAATTTTTCCTTCCTTATGTCATTTAATGGTCATGCTAGCAGCGTGACATGTGGTGATTTTACTCCCGATG GGAGAATAATATGTACTGGTTCTGACGATGCAACCTTGAGAATATGGAACCCAAAAACTGGAGAAAGCATTCATGTTGTTCGAG GTCATCCATACCATACCGAGGGAATAACATGTTTAGCAATAAATTCAACTTCAACTATTGCTCTTACTGGTTCCCAGGACGGATCTGTGCATTTTGTGAATATCACTACTGGAAGA GTTGTTAGTAGTGTGCCTTCTCATTCAAGTTCCATTGAGTGTGTTGGGTTTGCACCAAG TGGTACTTGGGCTTTAATTGGAGGCATGGATAAAATGACCATCTGGGATATGGAGTATTCCTTAGCCCGAAGCACTTGTGAGCACGAG TATGGAGTAACATGTATGACATGGCTTGGTGCATCAAATGTTGCTACTGGATCTATGGATGGAGCTGTGAGATTATGGGACAGTCGGTCTGGTGAATGTGTCAAAATGTTCAGAGGGCACTCTGAAGGCATTCAAACTCTTTCTTTGTCTGCAAATCGAGAGTACCTTGTCTCGGCTTCTTTAGATCATACGGCCCGTGTTTTTGAGGTTAAAAATTACTGTTAA